A portion of the Thiohalorhabdus denitrificans genome contains these proteins:
- a CDS encoding class I SAM-dependent methyltransferase, producing the protein MERIPEPELMDDPGQARAYAEADFAEVNAGFVEGFQQSFPWLGGSPFVLDLGCGPGDIPLRLARAMPGALVQAVDGSPAMIELAREAVAGTEEEPRVMLVQSGLRELEPPPMPFHAVVSNSLLHHLHHGADLWRTIQRVAGEGTAIYVMDLQRPDSEERAAAIVDQYAADEPEQLRTDFYNSLLAAFTPEEVGDQLRAAGLEGLEVETVSDRHLLVTGTL; encoded by the coding sequence ATGGAACGGATTCCCGAGCCGGAGCTGATGGACGACCCCGGACAGGCGCGGGCCTACGCCGAGGCGGACTTCGCCGAGGTGAACGCGGGGTTCGTGGAGGGCTTCCAGCAGAGCTTTCCCTGGCTGGGGGGCAGCCCCTTTGTCCTGGACCTCGGCTGCGGCCCCGGGGACATCCCCCTGCGCCTGGCCCGGGCCATGCCCGGGGCGCTGGTGCAGGCGGTGGACGGCTCCCCGGCCATGATCGAGCTGGCCCGGGAGGCCGTCGCCGGCACCGAGGAGGAGCCGCGGGTGATGCTGGTGCAGAGCGGCCTGCGCGAGCTGGAGCCGCCGCCCATGCCCTTCCACGCGGTGGTCTCCAACAGCCTGCTGCACCACCTTCACCACGGCGCCGACCTGTGGCGGACCATCCAGCGCGTGGCCGGCGAGGGCACCGCCATCTACGTCATGGACCTGCAGCGCCCCGATTCCGAGGAGCGGGCCGCGGCCATCGTGGACCAGTACGCCGCCGACGAGCCCGAGCAGCTGCGCACCGACTTCTACAATTCGCTGCTCGCCGCCTTCACCCCCGAGGAGGTGGGCGACCAGCTCCGGGCGGCCGGCCTGGAGGGGCTGGAGGTGGAGACGGTGAGCGATCGCCATCTGCTGGTGACGGGAACCCTCTGA
- the rimI gene encoding ribosomal protein S18-alanine N-acetyltransferase translates to MQPDLDRCRLRPMALADLPGVVDNEGSCHYSAWTADLFRTSLTSGQRCRVVELDGAIAGHGVLSVTGPEAEILNLCIGNRFRGRGLGRTLLRHLLAAAREAGAEDVFLEVRVSNERARRLYEEEGFLRMGKRPAYYPGPNGREDGLILGRHIGEALFSDPCGA, encoded by the coding sequence CCGGACCTCGACCGCTGCCGCCTTCGCCCCATGGCGCTCGCCGATCTGCCGGGGGTAGTAGACAACGAAGGCAGCTGCCACTACTCCGCCTGGACCGCGGACCTGTTCCGGACCAGCCTGACCTCCGGTCAGCGGTGCCGGGTGGTGGAGCTGGACGGCGCCATCGCCGGCCACGGCGTCCTGAGCGTCACCGGCCCGGAGGCGGAGATCCTGAACCTGTGCATCGGAAACCGCTTCCGGGGTCGGGGCCTGGGGCGGACCCTCCTGCGCCACCTGCTGGCGGCAGCCCGGGAGGCGGGCGCCGAGGACGTCTTCCTGGAAGTCCGGGTCTCCAACGAGCGGGCCCGCCGCCTCTATGAGGAGGAAGGTTTCCTGCGCATGGGGAAGCGGCCCGCCTACTACCCGGGGCCCAACGGCCGCGAGGACGGCCTGATCCTGGGCCGCCACATCGGCGAGGCCCTGTTCTCCGACCCCTGCGGGGCCTGA